One genomic segment of Aliarcobacter cibarius includes these proteins:
- a CDS encoding NAD(P)/FAD-dependent oxidoreductase has translation MNKDELKKALEIVDAEIKKAGISRREAFKLAGLGGATFLAGGIDAKASTTLKASSQAKGKIVIVGGGLAGVSTAARLMSALDDADITIIEPNTKSVSYQPGTTLVASGVYKSKDELLFDTKDYMPKGVKWIQEKAVEFNPDENKLTLSNKEVVDYDYLIVAAGITLDYGAIKGLEEIGDAYSVGDASKILKVFGDSGVTSVYNIDSSAHMWEQSQKFIERAKKDKVNAIFTAPNTAVKCGGAPKKVMYLLNSRLNEAKVRANATLTYYDDSGRLFGVKEYADAIEKQFIARDMKWNLNHNLTSVDISKKIATFNKHWEEKGAFDADLGEHEIIKKQLTVEVPFDFLHVTPPQKAPDEIGKSAIGSAKGWVPVNKETLQHVKYKNIFSLGDIAAVPMGKTGGTVRKQYKILVDNLISVMEGKEPTEKFGGYTVCPLITDIGTVMLAEFDWTAKPTPSFPLDPTQERWIWWLLKVYLLKPMTMYGMLSGKA, from the coding sequence ATGAATAAAGATGAGTTAAAAAAAGCTCTTGAAATCGTTGATGCTGAGATAAAAAAAGCTGGAATTTCAAGAAGAGAAGCATTTAAACTTGCTGGATTGGGAGGAGCTACTTTTTTAGCTGGTGGTATTGATGCAAAAGCATCTACAACTTTAAAAGCTAGTAGTCAAGCAAAAGGTAAAATAGTAATTGTTGGTGGAGGATTAGCTGGAGTTTCAACTGCTGCAAGACTTATGAGTGCACTTGATGATGCTGATATTACAATTATTGAACCTAATACAAAATCAGTTTCATATCAACCAGGAACAACACTAGTTGCAAGTGGAGTTTATAAATCAAAAGATGAGTTGTTGTTTGATACAAAAGATTATATGCCAAAAGGTGTTAAATGGATTCAAGAAAAAGCTGTTGAATTTAATCCTGATGAAAATAAACTTACATTATCAAATAAAGAAGTTGTTGATTACGATTATTTAATAGTTGCAGCTGGAATTACACTTGATTATGGAGCAATTAAAGGTTTAGAAGAGATCGGTGATGCTTATAGTGTAGGTGATGCTAGTAAAATATTAAAAGTTTTTGGAGATAGTGGAGTAACATCAGTTTATAATATTGATAGTTCAGCTCATATGTGGGAACAGTCTCAAAAATTTATTGAAAGAGCAAAAAAAGATAAAGTAAATGCTATTTTCACAGCTCCAAATACAGCTGTGAAATGTGGTGGTGCACCTAAAAAAGTTATGTATTTGCTAAACTCTAGATTAAATGAAGCAAAAGTAAGAGCTAATGCAACATTAACATATTATGATGACAGTGGAAGATTATTTGGTGTAAAAGAATATGCAGATGCTATTGAAAAACAATTTATTGCTAGAGATATGAAGTGGAATTTAAATCATAATCTAACTAGCGTAGACATTTCTAAAAAAATTGCAACATTTAATAAACATTGGGAAGAAAAAGGTGCTTTTGATGCAGATTTAGGAGAACATGAAATTATTAAAAAACAACTAACTGTTGAAGTACCTTTTGATTTTTTACATGTAACCCCACCTCAAAAAGCACCAGATGAAATAGGAAAATCAGCGATTGGTTCAGCAAAAGGTTGGGTTCCTGTAAATAAAGAGACTTTACAACATGTTAAATATAAAAATATTTTCTCTTTAGGTGATATTGCAGCTGTTCCTATGGGGAAAACAGGTGGAACTGTAAGAAAGCAATATAAAATTCTAGTTGATAATTTAATATCTGTAATGGAAGGAAAAGAGCCAACTGAAAAATTTGGTGGTTATACAGTATGTCCACTAATTACAGATATTGGAACTGTTATGTTAGCAGAATTTGATTGGACGGCAAAACCAACTCCTTCATTCCCTTTAGATCCAACACAAGAAAGATGGATTTGGTGGTTATTGAAAGTTTATTTATTAAAACCAATGACTATGTATGGAATGTTAAGCGGAAAGGCATAA
- the mobA gene encoding molybdenum cofactor guanylyltransferase MobA produces MTKTPFKIPCVILSGGKSSRMGEDKSLLPFFSSKTLIEFQYKKLEQYFNHIYISSKSDKFDFLKDKSKLILDKNHDVSSPILALQTILEKFDKVFIIPVDTPFVEFKTIEKLIIDSNSFDITIAQTPFKTHNLCGIFTKNILPFIENMINQDIHKINYLIKNSKTQIINFENEDEFLNLNDKNEYQKALNYIK; encoded by the coding sequence ATGACTAAAACACCATTTAAAATACCTTGTGTAATTTTAAGTGGAGGTAAGAGCTCAAGAATGGGAGAAGATAAATCTCTTCTCCCATTTTTTTCTTCAAAAACTTTAATAGAGTTTCAATATAAAAAATTGGAGCAATATTTTAATCATATTTATATATCTTCAAAAAGTGATAAATTTGATTTCCTAAAAGATAAATCCAAACTAATATTAGATAAAAATCATGATGTTTCTTCACCGATTCTAGCTTTACAAACTATATTAGAAAAATTTGATAAAGTTTTTATAATACCAGTTGATACACCATTTGTTGAGTTTAAAACTATAGAAAAACTGATTATTGATTCAAATAGTTTTGATATAACTATTGCACAAACTCCTTTTAAAACACATAACCTTTGTGGAATTTTTACAAAAAATATATTACCTTTTATAGAAAATATGATCAATCAAGATATTCATAAAATAAACTATTTAATCAAAAATTCAAAAACTCAAATCATAAATTTTGAAAATGAAGATGAATTTTTAAATTTAAATGATAAAAACGAGTACCAAAAAGCTCTTAATTATATAAAATAA
- the leuC gene encoding 3-isopropylmalate dehydratase large subunit, with protein MGQTITEKIFSEHVGKKVYAGEIVRSPIDMVIGNDITTPISIKAFEDGGFEKLANPDGFAIVLDHFIPAKDIASANQAKISRDFAMKHNLKNFFDEKDMGIEHALLPEKGLVVPGDVIIGADSHTCTHGALGAFSTGMGSTDISFGMITGGNWFKVPESIKVVFKGKPAPFVTGKDLILEIIRILGVDGALYKALEFTGDTIKYLSMDDRFSLCNMAIEAGAKNGIVAYDEITKEFLDTVAKNNNGLRAEPKIHYSDEDATYCQVIEIDVEKLEPVIAYPFLPSNGHSVSQAVSDNIRVDQVFIGSCTNGRLSDFKVAAEILKGKKVARHVRLILTPGTQKILRDATKLGYIDTLVDAGAVVSNPTCGACLGGYMGILGDGEVCISTTNRNFVGRMGSRSSKIYLANSAVAAASAISGYITDPRSL; from the coding sequence ATGGGTCAAACAATTACAGAAAAGATATTTAGTGAGCATGTAGGAAAAAAAGTATATGCTGGAGAAATTGTAAGAAGTCCAATTGATATGGTAATTGGTAACGATATTACAACACCAATTTCGATAAAAGCTTTTGAAGATGGTGGTTTTGAAAAACTTGCTAATCCAGATGGTTTTGCAATAGTACTAGACCATTTTATTCCTGCAAAAGATATTGCAAGTGCAAACCAAGCGAAAATTTCAAGAGATTTCGCTATGAAACATAATCTTAAAAACTTTTTTGATGAAAAAGATATGGGTATAGAACACGCACTTTTACCAGAAAAAGGATTAGTAGTTCCAGGTGATGTTATTATTGGAGCAGATTCTCATACATGTACACATGGTGCTTTAGGAGCATTTAGTACAGGAATGGGAAGTACAGATATTTCTTTTGGAATGATTACTGGTGGTAATTGGTTCAAAGTTCCTGAGTCAATTAAAGTTGTATTTAAAGGTAAACCAGCTCCATTTGTAACTGGAAAAGATTTGATTTTAGAAATTATCAGAATACTTGGAGTTGATGGAGCATTATACAAAGCTTTAGAATTCACAGGTGATACAATTAAGTATTTATCAATGGATGATAGATTCTCTTTATGTAATATGGCTATTGAAGCAGGAGCAAAAAATGGAATAGTAGCTTATGATGAAATTACAAAAGAGTTTTTAGATACAGTTGCTAAAAACAATAATGGATTAAGAGCCGAGCCAAAAATTCATTATTCAGATGAGGATGCTACATATTGTCAAGTAATAGAGATTGATGTTGAAAAACTAGAGCCTGTAATTGCATATCCATTCTTACCATCAAATGGTCATTCAGTTTCTCAAGCTGTAAGTGATAATATAAGAGTTGATCAAGTATTTATTGGAAGCTGTACAAATGGAAGATTAAGTGACTTTAAAGTTGCTGCTGAGATTTTAAAAGGTAAAAAAGTAGCAAGACATGTAAGACTTATTTTAACTCCAGGAACTCAAAAAATTCTAAGAGATGCAACAAAATTGGGGTATATTGATACTTTAGTTGATGCAGGAGCAGTAGTGTCAAATCCAACATGTGGAGCATGTTTAGGTGGATATATGGGGATCTTAGGAGATGGAGAAGTTTGTATCTCTACAACTAATAGAAACTTTGTTGGAAGAATGGGTTCTAGAAGCTCAAAAATATATCTAGCAAATAGTGCTGTTGCTGCAGCTTCTGCAATATCTGGATATATTACAGATCCTAGAAGTTTATAA
- the lspA gene encoding signal peptidase II — protein MNKKLKISIIIFFIIFVVDQVVKYGFANLGWDLDGPIMSLKLAYNYGVAFSMFSFLAENLKYIQLVIVIVGTIYLFKNKELFYKYYIPIAFLYAGGLSNILDRFTYGAVVDYFYWHYIFEFAIFNFADVIINCAVAIIIIIQIIDSRREKREKTDL, from the coding sequence ATGAATAAAAAGTTAAAAATATCAATAATTATTTTTTTCATAATATTTGTTGTAGATCAAGTTGTTAAATACGGTTTTGCAAATTTAGGATGGGATTTAGATGGTCCAATAATGTCACTAAAACTTGCTTATAACTATGGAGTAGCTTTTTCTATGTTTTCATTTTTGGCTGAAAATTTAAAGTATATACAACTTGTTATTGTGATAGTTGGAACTATATATCTTTTTAAAAATAAAGAGCTTTTCTACAAATATTATATACCAATAGCATTTTTATATGCTGGAGGTTTATCAAATATTTTAGATAGATTTACTTATGGTGCAGTAGTTGATTATTTCTATTGGCATTATATATTTGAATTTGCAATTTTTAATTTTGCAGATGTAATTATAAATTGTGCTGTTGCTATAATTATAATTATACAAATAATAGATTCACGAAGAGAAAAGAGAGAAAAAACTGATTTGTAG
- the glmM gene encoding phosphoglucosamine mutase, with amino-acid sequence MKLFGTDGVRGKAGEFLDVITVVKLAQAAGIHFRKHSTTNKILVGKDTRRSGYMIENALVSGLTSVGYDVIQIGPMPTPAIAYLTESMRCDAGIMISASHNPFEDNGIKFFDNHGNKLSVQDEKAIENIFKDIDLLTSSQATGTQIGASKRIDDVIGRYIVVIKSSFPKDLTLKGLRIILDCANGAAYKVAPTILEELGADVITINNKPNGFNINDNCGAMHPENVAKLVKEYRADIGLALDGDADRLVVVDEKGEIVDGDKLIGALSVYLKNEKLLKGDACVATVMSNKALEDYLEKNQIKLLRSDVGDKYVLEVMKDNNLNFGGEQSGHIIFSDAAKTGDGLASALQVLAMLLKSKKRASEALNPFSLYPQILHNMKVNEKIPLKDIKGLDEILKPIREKGIRDLIRYSGTENKIRLLLEGKNRKDVENAMSTLIDFFKKAL; translated from the coding sequence ATGAAACTATTTGGAACAGACGGTGTTAGGGGTAAGGCTGGTGAATTTTTAGATGTAATTACTGTTGTAAAACTTGCACAAGCAGCAGGGATACATTTTAGAAAACATTCAACAACAAATAAAATATTAGTTGGTAAAGATACAAGAAGAAGTGGATACATGATTGAAAATGCACTTGTTAGTGGTCTTACATCGGTTGGTTATGATGTTATTCAAATAGGACCAATGCCAACTCCAGCAATTGCATATTTAACTGAAAGTATGAGATGTGATGCTGGTATTATGATTAGTGCTTCGCATAATCCATTTGAAGATAATGGTATAAAATTCTTCGATAATCATGGAAATAAATTAAGTGTTCAAGATGAAAAAGCTATTGAGAATATATTTAAAGATATAGATTTATTGACATCTTCTCAGGCTACAGGAACACAAATTGGTGCTTCAAAAAGAATAGATGATGTTATTGGAAGATATATTGTTGTAATTAAATCATCTTTCCCAAAAGATTTAACGCTAAAAGGATTAAGAATTATTCTTGATTGTGCGAATGGTGCTGCATATAAAGTTGCTCCAACAATTTTAGAAGAGCTAGGTGCAGATGTTATTACAATAAACAATAAACCAAATGGTTTTAATATAAATGACAACTGTGGAGCAATGCATCCTGAGAATGTTGCTAAATTAGTAAAAGAATATAGAGCAGATATAGGTCTTGCACTCGATGGAGATGCAGATAGATTGGTTGTTGTTGATGAAAAAGGTGAAATAGTTGACGGTGATAAGTTAATAGGTGCTCTAAGTGTATATTTGAAAAATGAGAAACTTTTAAAAGGTGATGCTTGCGTTGCAACAGTTATGTCTAATAAAGCTTTAGAAGATTATTTGGAAAAAAATCAAATAAAACTTTTAAGAAGTGATGTTGGAGATAAATATGTTCTTGAAGTTATGAAGGATAATAATTTAAATTTTGGTGGAGAGCAAAGTGGACATATAATTTTCTCTGATGCCGCTAAAACTGGAGATGGTTTAGCTTCTGCGCTACAAGTACTGGCAATGCTTCTAAAAAGTAAAAAAAGAGCTAGTGAAGCTTTAAATCCGTTTAGTTTATACCCTCAAATTTTACATAATATGAAAGTAAATGAAAAAATACCATTAAAAGATATAAAAGGTTTAGATGAAATTTTAAAACCAATTAGAGAAAAAGGTATTAGAGATTTAATTAGATATTCTGGTACTGAAAATAAAATTAGACTTTTACTTGAAGGTAAAAATAGAAAAGATGTTGAAAATGCAATGTCAACTCTTATTGATTTTTTTAAAAAAGCTTTGTAA
- the rpsT gene encoding 30S ribosomal protein S20 gives MANHKSSEKRARQTLVKTERNRFYKTRIKNITKDVLSAVESADKEKATVAMKVANKYFHHCVSKGILTKGTAARKVSRLQVKVNAI, from the coding sequence ATGGCAAATCATAAATCTTCTGAGAAGAGAGCTAGACAAACATTAGTAAAGACTGAAAGAAACAGATTTTACAAAACAAGAATTAAAAATATCACTAAAGATGTTTTAAGTGCAGTTGAAAGTGCAGATAAAGAGAAAGCAACTGTTGCTATGAAAGTTGCAAACAAATACTTCCACCACTGTGTTTCTAAAGGTATTTTAACTAAGGGAACTGCTGCTAGAAAAGTAAGTAGATTACAAGTTAAAGTTAACGCTATATAA